acgTTCCATAGATGTCTGCTGCGTGACTATGATGtgtcttatattgaccgggatatagaccgtgattacctttttgatttttgtcgagcttccgatatttcgacgcagttgcatgcatcatgatcacgaaaAACTgagtcgaaatatcgggagctcgacaaaaatcaaaaaggtaatcacggtctatatcccggtcaatataagtctaatgaaaataaccgtgaatcattcaaaactcttatgatgtgtctgtcaaatgtggttgatgcaactggccctaagttgACTTCTTTGGCGGTTAAGAGTTCACACATTTACTGCCAGGCATAAAATGGCTCACTGCACTAGAAACCGATCTTTATGTATAACCGTTATGTTGTACTTATAGCGACCACCCACCTACCTATAGCGGGTTGTTCGACATCTGACCAAAGTCCACGAGCACCCACCAGGCGGGTTCCTGGCTGTGAATGTGAAGGACGGGACAACCTGAGCCTCCAAGCTGGAGAGATATGTGATACTTATAGGTCCCCCAtgcactggctgttataaatgttatatgaacaaattcagaatttgggaccccccaattagcgtaagttgttaacaaaaattaattcactgtcagttttgtgacgataattgaacatgaaatttctataaaaatatttatttttggtaattacatatttatcattattttttattattatttatttgatataCTAGCAGCTCTTCgagctgatgcgtgtatatcactgcacttgtgtttattttgcacTGTTCAAAGTTCTAAATGTAAACTttaataatctacattcagaatgtgaaaaaagttaattttagacagattttatgcttaataaaATTGTCCCAAAACTGACGGagagttaatttttattcttaacAATTTacctaattggggggtcccaaatgaAAATGGCCATATATTCAGCCCAGTGTGGGAGAACCATTATATTAGGCACTTCTGTTGTAAATTCTAACAAACCTCGTCTCCTCTTTCAGTTTCTGAACGTGTTTGTGCTAGTGATCTACATCGGGTGCTACCGCATGATGACGTATATCAGCCGGCCTACGTACTCGGACAACAGCCAGCTCATCGATCCAGGCCTCGACTTGAACATGGAGGGTGGGATGGGAGAGTAAGTTGTACTTATCTCGGAACTAGAGACCTGAATGATTGTGGCACTTTCAAGCTGTCAATGACAATTCTTATTTGTAGACTCTCAATATGCATATTACACATATCGATACCTTGTAACTATGAGGTACAGGAGAACACATTCCTGGTGGGTAAATTCAACTTATTGATTTttcccatgttttacaatatttaaattactAAATAGAGTGTCCAATAGTCATATATGATATGACACGCATGTTCAGTGGACATTGGCACGTCAATGGCActttagttaatatttattgtaaaacaTGTTTCGATTAAGTTTCTTTATTCTATTATTCAAAGCCTATACTGTAACCCACTGCCGGGCAAGGCGGGCAAAAGGGCGGGGCTTTCCACTCGTCCCGCTTATTACCGATTTCCGGCCAGTCGCTGAGATACACGTCCAGGCACCCATACCGTGGCTATTTTAGCCCACTGTGGATGGGATTAAGTAGGTAGTTGAAATTACCCGCCAGTCTAAATTGCGACCTACTATACTTTAACACATCATATTAAAAAggataaaaaaaacttagttgATACTCCAGTTGCTGAATGCAAATGagttttttaattacctacattttttccTCAGGCACGTCAAAGACATAGTGATCCTAACATCAATAACGCACGTGCTAGCCGTCGCGTCCAACTACTTCTGGCTACTTCTAGTCCTCCTGCCTCTGCGGGCCTTCTGGCTTCTATGGACCAACATCCTCGGACCCTGGTTCTTCCAGGAAGCACCGCAAGACACGGAGCAGAGTGAGAAGAAACAGAAGAAATTGGAAAGGAAAATGAAGCGGTATCAGCAATAGGTCAAATAAATGAAAATCAAGTGGTGAAAAGGGTGGTACAAGTTTTTATTAGCAGGCCTGGCGGTGCTGACAATCGTGGATAGTCACCTGGACCCGTAGACAATGGGCAAATCATTCACGCTCTATGATAACCGACACGCAACTCtatagtccgttttcacattatccgatctgatatccgGTCGGAAGGACTTCAATGAAAAAAATCCTAGAtcgcgcctgtaatgtataggtccgacatccgatatcggatcggataatgtcaaaacgcactatcgctcttccgtatttaCTTAGTGCCACACAGACCGTTGCCCATGCATGGTTCGCCACGGAGCGATTGGCCATTTGCCTACATGGTTTGTCTTTGAATTAATCAATTTTCAACTACCTATaattaatatacatttattaATTCATTTAAATATTCCCAAATTTAATAATCAATTGCAATTCCAAATTCTATCATACATGTTATTCtatctatttaatttaatacatacaatcacgcctgtatctcataaaggggtagatagagcacatgcaactactcaagtttcagtgccactcttggcaaataaggggttgaatgaaaacgaaattgtgacattgcagtgacaggttgccagcctctcgcctacgccacaatttaaccaacATCCCACtcggcttctacgacacccacgggaagaaaggggtggtctatttaatttaatacattATTCCTCCAAAAATTCATTGATCTTGTAGTACCTACTGTTTATTAATTAACcattttttaagttattttaaataGTGTGCCTTTTAGCTTACGTAGTTCTTATGGTAATTTGTTA
This genomic stretch from Leguminivora glycinivorella isolate SPB_JAAS2020 chromosome Z, LegGlyc_1.1, whole genome shotgun sequence harbors:
- the LOC125241478 gene encoding transmembrane protein 208, which codes for MPPPPKKAPTKGAKQILSENTATVLFYRNMALAATAFYGILTGALYYDQLTGWIIFLNVFVLVIYIGCYRMMTYISRPTYSDNSQLIDPGLDLNMEGGMGEHVKDIVILTSITHVLAVASNYFWLLLVLLPLRAFWLLWTNILGPWFFQEAPQDTEQSEKKQKKLERKMKRYQQ